ACCAATTGAGTGAATTGAAATCCACTAATAGAAATTAAGAAtagttttttaaatattgtataTTAGGTTCCTTAATTATATTTGAAGGGATAGGTTCCCTGAAAGGTTTTGTGGGCCAATGAGAGGGAAGGCTAAGACGGCGCCTCGCATATGGGTAGCAAGAAGGCGCATATGCCCCGATGGTGGGGCCTTATGGGGAAGGGCCCAACCTAATAGGGACAGCACACCCCCCACTTCAAGCGCATCTCTATATCGACTGAATCACTCTAAGAGTTTAGTTGATGGAGCCAATGAACCACGCGAGCTGGTTACATGCGTGGGCAGAGGGCTTGTAGTAATAGTTACCTCTACATTAATTATGTATTTTCACCTAATACAAGCAGTATTATATGTTGAATGACCAGCCTAAACAGTGTTTTACACTCCAAAAGTTCATTTTCATCATCAAAAGATGGAAGGGGACACCTAAAAGGACAAGAACCTTCTAACATCCAGCATGGTAACCTGCTATTGAAGGGGATGAATTGAGTGCATAAATAGGACCTTCCCCCACACTTAAAAGGgaatttttggagaaaaattgagaagagtAAGTGAAGAGTTTTTAGAGAGTATTTGTATCTGTCTAAGCTTGCTCATAACCTCAACAGCTGTGTATTCAGGTTTACAAATTAGGGAAGCATTCattcatattttgatttttacCTGTTCAGTCCTTCCGATGTGAATTACCctcttattttataaattatttgtgCCGATTAGAACCATAGATCAACTTTCAGTCTCAAACTAGGAGCTTTCTAACCCTCACAATATTCAAACACATGATTGCCTGAAACAATAAAGcaaatacaataattttttattattttttaattcattgcaATTATATGCTTAAAATCTAAATTTATCTTAATATGCTGGATCTAAGAATAGTAGCTAGCTTTTATCCGTTCATTAAATCAtgtatatttaaatagaaaacaagaaacaacaaaaagaggagaaaaaatcatatatttacACCTAAATTCTATTACAACACTATCTATCAAAATCAgaagagaaagacaaaaagaaaaagtctaaggtaaaaagagaaaaaaaaacatgtaaataacCATAAAGTAAACCACTACctaattgagaagaaaaaaaaaaaaaaaaaaattctacacaTCGTTTTCGTAATCAGTTCGAATCTTTTAtcgccatcatcatcatcatcaaccactGTTCATCAACCATCACCaccaaacccccccccccccccccccccccaaaaaaaaaactcccatGCAATCACTTTCTCTCCTAATAGTGACGCTTCCACGTCAGCCTCCGGGCCCCACCAGACCCGGCGGCGATCCGGGTCTGGACTCTCTCGAAATCGGATATCGGGCACGGTATCGTGATCCCACCTTGGTGCTCATACCCGAACTCTTCCTCTGACTCTCTGAGCAGCTCGCCGAACAGAGGGTGGTTGAAGTAAATCACAGGAACCAGCACCCTCTGAAAGTCGCCGTCTTTTTGACCCACGTAAACCGCCAGGTGTCCTTTCGGAACCGCCACCTCCTTTTCCTTAACCGGTTCGTGCCCGATTTGCATGTAACCCGACCCGGGTTTGCTGCAATGGCAGAAAGATTTGGCCCAGGTGATCAGCTTCGACATGGGTTTTGTAGATGTGGTTGATGTTGTTGGTGCCGCAGCAGCCTGGTTGAGCCGGATGTATCCGGGTCGGGTCCTGTTT
This genomic stretch from Quercus robur chromosome 4, dhQueRobu3.1, whole genome shotgun sequence harbors:
- the LOC126722978 gene encoding auxin-responsive protein SAUR36, whose translation is MRKIKGFKLGRRLVRATKWVLRKNRTRPGYIRLNQAAAAPTTSTTSTKPMSKLITWAKSFCHCSKPGSGYMQIGHEPVKEKEVAVPKGHLAVYVGQKDGDFQRVLVPVIYFNHPLFGELLRESEEEFGYEHQGGITIPCPISDFERVQTRIAAGSGGARRLTWKRHY